The genomic stretch AGCGCGCGGCTAACCATGCAATCAAATTAGAACGAGAAACAGGAGTATAAGGCTGTAATAAAATAAACTCCTCTTGAGTTTCCGTCGGTAACTTCATAATTAAATAATAAGGATCAATAGATAAAGGCTCATCCCCATAGATTTCCTGTGGCACTTGCCATTGATCTTCCCTGTTGTAAAATACTTGAGGATTCTCCACATGATAAGTTAAAAGCCTCTCCGACTGAGTATTAAATAAATCAATGGGATAACGGATATGTTGACGAATATCCACCGGCATTTCCTCTAAAGGCAAAAATAAATCAGGGAAAATCTCACCCCAAGCACGAATTAACGGATCATTTTCATCACTAATATAAAACTTAGTCGTACCGTTATAAGCATCTACCACCACTTTAACCGAATTACGAATGTAGTTAAAATGATTCTCGCCTCCATCAGAATAGGGATAATAATTAGAAATGGTGTAACCATCAACTAACCAATATAGATGGTTATAATCTCCCTCTCGACCATCCGCTACCACAATATAAGGATCACGGTCATAATGGAGGAAGGGCGCTATGGCTTTAATACGTTCATTTATATTGCGACGAAAGAAAATACGAGTATCCTCAGTAAAATTATCCGTCAATAACATCCGCCAATCTCGTAAATAAACTGAAAAAATCAACTTTTTAGCAAAATCACCAATATTAATACCCCCCAAACCCTTATGAACCGTATTAAAATTTTCCTCCCCACTAGGAAAATCAAACTCTGGCACCCTCGTATTAGTCATCACATAATTATCCGTCAACTCCCCAAAATAAATTCTTGGGCGCACAAAAGGGATAGTTTCTTTAATTAAAGGTGAAGAAGTATTTAACTCCCCCGGATCGCGCTCAGAGCCAATATCATTGATAAAATAAAATGGTAATCCTCCCTCCACCACACGATTAACAGGAGACATGGTAAAACCGTAACCATGAGTATAAATTAGATGTTCATTAACCCAAGTTTTGGCGGGGAGAGGCATAAAATCAGTATCTAATTCTCTTGGTGCAACAATTACCTGTTTATACCTTAATTCTTCATTTTCATTATAAATATTGTAACGATCAATATCACCATCAGGAAAAACATAATAAGGTCTAATTTGTTGTAACTGTCGATTAGCCTGTAAAATTGGCTTAGTGTCCCATAAACGAATATTATCAACAGTTAAATTATTTTTTTCTAAATCTTCCGCCGTTAAATTGCCCTCTGGATTAAAAGTTTGTACCTCAATTTGATCCAAATTAAAAGCCGATTTTGTTGCCTCAATATTTCTAATTAAATAAGATTCTTCTAGGCTTAACTCATTAGGTTGTACAATGGTATTTTGTACTAACTCCACCAACAATAAACCGCTACCATAAAAAGCCAAATAAACAAGAAAAGGTAATACAGAAAAAGACCAAATTTTTTTACCTTTGTTATTTTTTCCAGCGCCCGTCACCCCTTTCACAAATAACCAAAGAGCCAGAAAAATAACCATATAAGAAGCAATAGTTTCAAGAGGTAAAGAAATTCTCACATCTGCATAACCAGCGCCCGTCACCACCCCTCGCTTAGATAATAATAAACCATAACGATTTAACCAATGAACACCAGCTAAAGTAAATAAAATACCACTAGCTAAAAAATAAATATGCCTTAATTGTTGACGACATAAACCATTAAATTTCCCCTCACTCAAACTATTATTAGCTGTCAAATAAATTAATAAACAACCTAAAATACTATAAATAAATAAACCCTGTAACCAAAAATCTATTAACTGTAAAAGTGGTAAATTAAAAATATAAAAACTATAATCAATATTTAATAGAGGATCACTTTTGTCAAAAGAAACACTGTTAAAAAATAACAAAAACTTATACCAATAACTGCTACTGATAAAAGTAAATGAAAAGCTAAATATAACTGTTAAAAGATATAAACTAAATCTTGTTTTCAGAATTAGTAAAAAAGCCACGAAAAATACCAGAAATATTTGCCAAGTAGTCTCCGAAATATTGCCCACCAAAGAAGCTAATTGATTTAACTTAAAAGGTGATTCTACCGAAGTGCTTAAATTAGGAAGATTAATACTAACTTGCCATGCACCATTAACAGTCTCAGTATAAAAAATTAAACTTACACTAATTAAAAAACTAAAAAGAATAACACAAAATAATAAAACTCTTATCTTAACAGGTGAAGATTGAGGAATATATTTTTTATTGCCGTTTTCATAATATAGTTTTTGTAAGTTTTTACTTTTTTCTGCATAGATTAAATTACTAAATATAAACAGTA from Cyanobacterium sp. T60_A2020_053 encodes the following:
- a CDS encoding UPF0182 family protein, giving the protein MIEITRKKSLFDSPIKIIYTILIVLLFTWLILLGLSYFGAETLWFKELNYFEVFLTRFNTKIILGLGTFLSSILFIFSNLIYAEKSKNLQKLYYENGNKKYIPQSSPVKIRVLLFCVILFSFLISVSLIFYTETVNGAWQVSINLPNLSTSVESPFKLNQLASLVGNISETTWQIFLVFFVAFLLILKTRFSLYLLTVIFSFSFTFISSSYWYKFLLFFNSVSFDKSDPLLNIDYSFYIFNLPLLQLIDFWLQGLFIYSILGCLLIYLTANNSLSEGKFNGLCRQQLRHIYFLASGILFTLAGVHWLNRYGLLLSKRGVVTGAGYADVRISLPLETIASYMVIFLALWLFVKGVTGAGKNNKGKKIWSFSVLPFLVYLAFYGSGLLLVELVQNTIVQPNELSLEESYLIRNIEATKSAFNLDQIEVQTFNPEGNLTAEDLEKNNLTVDNIRLWDTKPILQANRQLQQIRPYYVFPDGDIDRYNIYNENEELRYKQVIVAPRELDTDFMPLPAKTWVNEHLIYTHGYGFTMSPVNRVVEGGLPFYFINDIGSERDPGELNTSSPLIKETIPFVRPRIYFGELTDNYVMTNTRVPEFDFPSGEENFNTVHKGLGGINIGDFAKKLIFSVYLRDWRMLLTDNFTEDTRIFFRRNINERIKAIAPFLHYDRDPYIVVADGREGDYNHLYWLVDGYTISNYYPYSDGGENHFNYIRNSVKVVVDAYNGTTKFYISDENDPLIRAWGEIFPDLFLPLEEMPVDIRQHIRYPIDLFNTQSERLLTYHVENPQVFYNREDQWQVPQEIYGDEPLSIDPYYLIMKLPTETQEEFILLQPYTPVSRSNLIAWLAARCDGDNYGKLLLYQFPKQRLIFGPDQVEALINQDPIISEQISLWNRQGSKAIQGNLLVIPIEQSLLYVEPVYLEADQNSIPALTRVIVVYENQIVMANTLRGALDSIFAPDQVNEPTIIRPLQELGIP